In the Euphorbia lathyris chromosome 5, ddEupLath1.1, whole genome shotgun sequence genome, one interval contains:
- the LOC136229635 gene encoding putative disease resistance protein RGA3 isoform X2, whose amino-acid sequence MDKIVLSFVVEETLAKVDSFITDETVRAWNLGGARRRLLELLSEIRDLLLSAEEKQMGNHMRLKEVAYGAQDILDELAFEILRPKITGFNFLKNLIFSLKLAHKVKIVNQSLDKFKNEIRFPLQFLYESDGRIIPRHRVIDSVLDNYPVVGREDDASKIVNLLTHSSDQQVLTVVPIVGMGGLGKTSLAKLVCRQVMALSLFDFKMWVCVSENSDEQNVLGQMLRSSNATMGVLSLTNKDAMLQQLEKELARKKFLLVLDDVCEDVSRWWDDFRTWLLKNCTNNGNVVLVTTRSEEVASIVETSSQHRHTLGFLSDDECWFILKERALRNVPAHELVLFNLEVIGREIAKQCKGVPLAAKVLSGTLRFYRDEGAWLRIRDSLFLKAMNNEENVEFILKLSFDHFPSYLKACLAICSVFPKGFSIIKEDLIQLWMAERFANSCDMGNEYFHALLANSFFHDAESDDDGNVIKCKMHNLVHDLALSLAKSEMRIHYLYADYQSSRTSESLPKNKAKYLSTIILNGAPFQRSWNSKSLRTLYLNDIDMESLSSSLSKLKHFKYLHVSNTKTSPLPKSIVEIYMLQILTLSNCSCEQLPFLGNLPFLKFLKISHMERVKCIGNESDEGNSSRHELRLFPALKSLSLSWMENLTEWIPPSHGNRVVIFPLLENLSIQCCAKLTGFPMRDLSALVKMEIKECEELRFIFDEQKSFPSVKTLSIVGCPKLTYLRNWLLSNDSYEEFRVRRCEWLRFIPEDLGMQRSLISLQIYCCKGLRFFSEEILCKLTQLRKLSIGAFSEKLDDFRYLNRIKDLRRLEELEIWGSDVFGRKMSVLPNQLQKLARLQSLKIKGFTAMEALPEWLGDLQSLETISLNYCWQLQHQSTAAMIQRLFKLRRVYIYGCHTLEDHKSHWMEFSGALFRRREWTRRMIL is encoded by the exons ATGGATAAGATTGTCTTGAGTTTTGTGGTGGAGGAAACCCTGGCCAAGGTGGATTCATTCATCACTGATGAAACCGTACGTGCTTGGAATCTCGGGGGTGCGCGTAGACGGCTTCTGGAATTGCTGTCCGAAATTCGTGATCTGTTACTATCTGCAGAGGAGAAACAGATGGGAAATCATATGAGATTAAAGGAAGTTGCTTATGGCGCACAAGATATCCTTGATGAGTTAGCCTTTGAGATTCTACGTCCAAAGATCACCGgttttaattttcttaaaaaCCTCATATTTAGTCTGAAATTAGCCCACAAAGTTAAAATTGTGAATCAGTCACTTGATAAGTTTAAGAATGAAATTCGATTTCCCCTTCAATTCTTATATGAATCTGATGGTAGAATAATCCCTCGTCATAGAGTAATAGACTCAGTCCTTGACAATTATCCAGTTGTTGGGAGGGAGGATGATGCCTCCAAAATTGTAAACTTGCTGACTCACTCTTCTGATCAACAAGTTCTCACTGTTGTTCCCATTGTGGGAATGGGTGGTCTCGGCAAGACTTCTTTGGCTAAATTGGTGTGTCGACAAGTCATGGCATTGAGCCTTTTTGATTTTAAAATGTGGGTCTGTGTTTCTGAGAATTCTGATGAACAAAATGTTTTGGGTCAAATGTTGCGATCTTCCAATGCAACAATGGGGGTCTTAAGCTTAACCAACAAAGATGCAATGCTACAACAACTTGAGAAAGAGTTGGCGAGGAAAAAATTTCTTCTTGTtcttgatgatgtttgtgaagaTGTTTCTAGGTGGTGGGATGATTTTAGAACTTGGTTGTTAAAAAATTGTACAAACAATGGAAATGTTGTTCTTGTTACAACTCGTAGTGAAGAAGTTGCATCCATTGTTGAGACTTCATCTCAGCATAGGCATACACTTGGTTTCTTGTCTGATGACGAGTGCTGGTTCATTTTGAAGGAAAGGGCTCTTAGAAATGTACCAGCACATGAACTAGTCCTATTTAATTTAGAGGTCATAGGAAGGGAGATTGCAAAACAATGCAAGGGAGTGCCATTGGCTGCAAAAGTTTTAAGTGGGACCTTGCGATTTTACAGGGATGAGGGAGCATGGTTGAGAATTAGAGATAGTTTATTTTTGAAAGCAATGAACAATGAGGAGAATGTTGAATTTATATTAAAACTTAGTTTTGATCACTTTCCCTCATATTTGAAGGCATGTTTAGCAATTTGTTCAGTTTTCCCAAAAGGATTTTCGATTATAAAAGAAGATTTGATTCAGCTATGGATGGCTGAGAGATTTGCTAACTCATGTGATATGGGCAACGAGTATTTTCATGCCTTACTTGCGAATTCCTTCTTCCACGATGCGGAAAGTGATGACGATGGCAATGTTATAAAGTGCAAAATGCATAATCTTGTGCATGATCTTGCTTTGTCACTAGCAAAATCTGAAATGCGCATTCATTAtctatatgcagattatcaatctTCAAGAACTTCAGAGTCTCTTCCTAAGAATAAGGCCAAATACTTGAGTACAATCATCCTTAACGGTGCTCCCTTCCAGAGGTCTTGGAATTCAAAAAGCTTGCGGACGCTATACTTGAACGATATTGACATGGAAAGTTTGTCATCATCACTTAGCAAGTTGAAACATTTCAAATATCTTCATGTTTCAAATACAAAAACTAGTCCGTTGCCTAAATCTATCGTTGAGATCTACATGCTTCAAATTTTGACTCTCTCAAATTGTAGCTGTGAACAACTTCCATTCCTTGGAAATCTTCCTTTTCTTAAATTTCTTAAGATAAGTCATATGGAAAGAGTGAAGTGCATAGGTAATGAGTCAGATGAAGGAAATAGCAGTCGACATGAGTTGAGGCTTTTTCCAGCATTGAAATCATTGTCTCTAAGTTGGATGGAGAATTTAACTGAATGGATTCCTCCATCTCATGGTAACAGGGTTGTTATATTTCCTCTCCTTGAAAATCTGTCTATTCAATGTTGTGCTAAATTAACAGGTTTTCCGATGAGAGATCTGTCGGCACTTGTGAAGATGGAAATCAAAGAATGTGAGGAATTAAGGTTCATATTTGATGAACAAAAGTCCTTTCCCTCTGTTAAAACTCTATCCATTGTAGGATGTCCAAAATTGACTTATCTTCGAAACTGGCTTCTGTCCAATGATTCTTACGAGGAATTCAGAGTAAGAAGATGTGAATGGCTGAGGTTCATTCCAGAAGATTTGGGGATGCAAAGATCTTTAATCTCCTTACAGATATATTGCTGTAAAGGATTGCGATTTTTCTCAGAGGAGATATTATGCAAACTCACTCAATTGAGGAAATTAAGCATTGGTGCATTCTCAGAGAAGCTGGATGATTTCCGTTATTTGAATCGAATCAAAGACCTTAGACGTCTTGAGGAGTTAGAAATATGGGGATCTGATGTTTTCGGTCGCAAAATGTCTGTTCTGCCAAATCAACTTCAAAAGCTTGCTAGACTGCAATCATTGAAGATAAAAGGGTTCACAGCAATGGAAGCATTGCCAGAGTGGTTGGGCGATCTTCAATCTCTTGAAACCATTTCTCTTAACTATTGTTGGCAGCTCCAACATCAATCAACAGCTGCAATGATACAACGGCTCTTCAAATTACGCCGTGTCTACATTTATGGCTGTCATACTCTTGAGGATCATAAATCCCATTGGATGGAGTTTTCAG GGGCACTCTTTAGGAGGCGTGAATGGACCAGACGTATGATTTTGTGA
- the LOC136229635 gene encoding putative disease resistance protein RGA3 isoform X1, which translates to MDKIVLSFVVEETLAKVDSFITDETVRAWNLGGARRRLLELLSEIRDLLLSAEEKQMGNHMRLKEVAYGAQDILDELAFEILRPKITGFNFLKNLIFSLKLAHKVKIVNQSLDKFKNEIRFPLQFLYESDGRIIPRHRVIDSVLDNYPVVGREDDASKIVNLLTHSSDQQVLTVVPIVGMGGLGKTSLAKLVCRQVMALSLFDFKMWVCVSENSDEQNVLGQMLRSSNATMGVLSLTNKDAMLQQLEKELARKKFLLVLDDVCEDVSRWWDDFRTWLLKNCTNNGNVVLVTTRSEEVASIVETSSQHRHTLGFLSDDECWFILKERALRNVPAHELVLFNLEVIGREIAKQCKGVPLAAKVLSGTLRFYRDEGAWLRIRDSLFLKAMNNEENVEFILKLSFDHFPSYLKACLAICSVFPKGFSIIKEDLIQLWMAERFANSCDMGNEYFHALLANSFFHDAESDDDGNVIKCKMHNLVHDLALSLAKSEMRIHYLYADYQSSRTSESLPKNKAKYLSTIILNGAPFQRSWNSKSLRTLYLNDIDMESLSSSLSKLKHFKYLHVSNTKTSPLPKSIVEIYMLQILTLSNCSCEQLPFLGNLPFLKFLKISHMERVKCIGNESDEGNSSRHELRLFPALKSLSLSWMENLTEWIPPSHGNRVVIFPLLENLSIQCCAKLTGFPMRDLSALVKMEIKECEELRFIFDEQKSFPSVKTLSIVGCPKLTYLRNWLLSNDSYEEFRVRRCEWLRFIPEDLGMQRSLISLQIYCCKGLRFFSEEILCKLTQLRKLSIGAFSEKLDDFRYLNRIKDLRRLEELEIWGSDVFGRKMSVLPNQLQKLARLQSLKIKGFTAMEALPEWLGDLQSLETISLNYCWQLQHQSTAAMIQRLFKLRRVYIYGCHTLEDHKSHWMEFSEWLGWIHLTILAWIHLILT; encoded by the exons ATGGATAAGATTGTCTTGAGTTTTGTGGTGGAGGAAACCCTGGCCAAGGTGGATTCATTCATCACTGATGAAACCGTACGTGCTTGGAATCTCGGGGGTGCGCGTAGACGGCTTCTGGAATTGCTGTCCGAAATTCGTGATCTGTTACTATCTGCAGAGGAGAAACAGATGGGAAATCATATGAGATTAAAGGAAGTTGCTTATGGCGCACAAGATATCCTTGATGAGTTAGCCTTTGAGATTCTACGTCCAAAGATCACCGgttttaattttcttaaaaaCCTCATATTTAGTCTGAAATTAGCCCACAAAGTTAAAATTGTGAATCAGTCACTTGATAAGTTTAAGAATGAAATTCGATTTCCCCTTCAATTCTTATATGAATCTGATGGTAGAATAATCCCTCGTCATAGAGTAATAGACTCAGTCCTTGACAATTATCCAGTTGTTGGGAGGGAGGATGATGCCTCCAAAATTGTAAACTTGCTGACTCACTCTTCTGATCAACAAGTTCTCACTGTTGTTCCCATTGTGGGAATGGGTGGTCTCGGCAAGACTTCTTTGGCTAAATTGGTGTGTCGACAAGTCATGGCATTGAGCCTTTTTGATTTTAAAATGTGGGTCTGTGTTTCTGAGAATTCTGATGAACAAAATGTTTTGGGTCAAATGTTGCGATCTTCCAATGCAACAATGGGGGTCTTAAGCTTAACCAACAAAGATGCAATGCTACAACAACTTGAGAAAGAGTTGGCGAGGAAAAAATTTCTTCTTGTtcttgatgatgtttgtgaagaTGTTTCTAGGTGGTGGGATGATTTTAGAACTTGGTTGTTAAAAAATTGTACAAACAATGGAAATGTTGTTCTTGTTACAACTCGTAGTGAAGAAGTTGCATCCATTGTTGAGACTTCATCTCAGCATAGGCATACACTTGGTTTCTTGTCTGATGACGAGTGCTGGTTCATTTTGAAGGAAAGGGCTCTTAGAAATGTACCAGCACATGAACTAGTCCTATTTAATTTAGAGGTCATAGGAAGGGAGATTGCAAAACAATGCAAGGGAGTGCCATTGGCTGCAAAAGTTTTAAGTGGGACCTTGCGATTTTACAGGGATGAGGGAGCATGGTTGAGAATTAGAGATAGTTTATTTTTGAAAGCAATGAACAATGAGGAGAATGTTGAATTTATATTAAAACTTAGTTTTGATCACTTTCCCTCATATTTGAAGGCATGTTTAGCAATTTGTTCAGTTTTCCCAAAAGGATTTTCGATTATAAAAGAAGATTTGATTCAGCTATGGATGGCTGAGAGATTTGCTAACTCATGTGATATGGGCAACGAGTATTTTCATGCCTTACTTGCGAATTCCTTCTTCCACGATGCGGAAAGTGATGACGATGGCAATGTTATAAAGTGCAAAATGCATAATCTTGTGCATGATCTTGCTTTGTCACTAGCAAAATCTGAAATGCGCATTCATTAtctatatgcagattatcaatctTCAAGAACTTCAGAGTCTCTTCCTAAGAATAAGGCCAAATACTTGAGTACAATCATCCTTAACGGTGCTCCCTTCCAGAGGTCTTGGAATTCAAAAAGCTTGCGGACGCTATACTTGAACGATATTGACATGGAAAGTTTGTCATCATCACTTAGCAAGTTGAAACATTTCAAATATCTTCATGTTTCAAATACAAAAACTAGTCCGTTGCCTAAATCTATCGTTGAGATCTACATGCTTCAAATTTTGACTCTCTCAAATTGTAGCTGTGAACAACTTCCATTCCTTGGAAATCTTCCTTTTCTTAAATTTCTTAAGATAAGTCATATGGAAAGAGTGAAGTGCATAGGTAATGAGTCAGATGAAGGAAATAGCAGTCGACATGAGTTGAGGCTTTTTCCAGCATTGAAATCATTGTCTCTAAGTTGGATGGAGAATTTAACTGAATGGATTCCTCCATCTCATGGTAACAGGGTTGTTATATTTCCTCTCCTTGAAAATCTGTCTATTCAATGTTGTGCTAAATTAACAGGTTTTCCGATGAGAGATCTGTCGGCACTTGTGAAGATGGAAATCAAAGAATGTGAGGAATTAAGGTTCATATTTGATGAACAAAAGTCCTTTCCCTCTGTTAAAACTCTATCCATTGTAGGATGTCCAAAATTGACTTATCTTCGAAACTGGCTTCTGTCCAATGATTCTTACGAGGAATTCAGAGTAAGAAGATGTGAATGGCTGAGGTTCATTCCAGAAGATTTGGGGATGCAAAGATCTTTAATCTCCTTACAGATATATTGCTGTAAAGGATTGCGATTTTTCTCAGAGGAGATATTATGCAAACTCACTCAATTGAGGAAATTAAGCATTGGTGCATTCTCAGAGAAGCTGGATGATTTCCGTTATTTGAATCGAATCAAAGACCTTAGACGTCTTGAGGAGTTAGAAATATGGGGATCTGATGTTTTCGGTCGCAAAATGTCTGTTCTGCCAAATCAACTTCAAAAGCTTGCTAGACTGCAATCATTGAAGATAAAAGGGTTCACAGCAATGGAAGCATTGCCAGAGTGGTTGGGCGATCTTCAATCTCTTGAAACCATTTCTCTTAACTATTGTTGGCAGCTCCAACATCAATCAACAGCTGCAATGATACAACGGCTCTTCAAATTACGCCGTGTCTACATTTATGGCTGTCATACTCTTGAGGATCATAAATCCCATTGGATGGAGTTTTCAG AATGGCTAGGGTGGATTCACTTAACCATACTTGCTTGGATTCACTTAATACTGACTTAG